Genomic segment of Pelmatolapia mariae isolate MD_Pm_ZW unplaced genomic scaffold, Pm_UMD_F_2 NODE_ptg000849l+_length_58135_cov_1, whole genome shotgun sequence:
ttttttcccactctcAGTGCGCGCACTCGTTTGCTTGGAGTCTTATCTTGTTGGCGTGGATGCGAAGTTGAGCAGATGCAGTCTCTGTTGGGCTCCAAGTGCAGACAGAAGCCCTCCTACCTGATATCACAGCACCCACCAGGCCTCTGGGAGACAGGAGGCCATCAGATGACTCGCGCCACTAATCTCTTCATTTCCGTTGCTCTCTCTGTGCATGATGCTTTGCCGTTTTTTGCCAAACCTCCTGACCTGTTTGATATCATACTGCTGCTGGTGTTCCACCGATCAACCAGTTTTTCATAACAGCAGGTTCCTCGGGCCCCTGTGGACTGTGGTGGGGAGGGGAGAAAGACTCCTGCAGGGTCATCATGTCAACACAGTGTCTTTCTACAACATTAAACACTACTCACAGTAGACGTGAAGCTTAAAGTTCAGGGGAGAGTCTATCAGTCACATACTGACTATTTAGCCACACTAACTACATGCggattgtgtgtgtttgtggcatagactgtaaataaaagatgtctCCTCCATTTCTTCACCCATCTGATCTAAATGAGAAAGTGAGGCCACTGCATGCTGCCTGCCGCAAGGCATACTCTGCTTTGTCGTACTTTTTGTCTCTAATGTGGGACAGAATGTAAAAAATGAACATTATGTTGCACTCAGTAAACTGTGAAACTAGTGATAAAAATCATAAACTTCTCAAGACGGTGTTTACTGAGGTCTTAGATCAAATGAGCATACAGTCTTCGTTCTGTAATCAGAAAGCTGCCCCCTTCTGGTCATTAGAAATAGTGCAGGAATAAGGTCCTTCACCATTGGCTTAACTTTCTCAACCTGAAAGTTCATCGTCTATTTAAAGTCTATGGTTTGTGTTACAGAAATAACCCACCccacagctgtgatgtcatttctTTCCGATGTTACTGATTGGTCCATAAAAACAAAGTAATGTTATATTTTTCCAGCTACAAAGGGGAAAGAAACACAAATACATAAGTCTGTTAAGGGAAATAACAAAAGCTGTTGTGAGAAAACTGGGCGTGTCCTGCTAGCAGAAACCAGACCTGGAAGTTTCAGAGGATAAGCACAAACAACAGCAGAGaagtctttttgtgtttttgaggtttttagggccaagtacaataaagTGAGTATTGTCTGCATCTAGAAGTATAAAACTGTGGGTCATCCAGGCTTCTAGGTAAAAGTTTTAGTTTAACTcatttctttcatcttttgCAGATGAATATATCTGCACAATGGAAACATATATAAAGTGATAAGTATTGGGGTCTAAATGACATTTAATTTCAGTGGGAACCAAGACATAAAACGAGTCAAGGTTTATTAAAAAGATGCTGAATTTGCCCCCAACATAAAGTTTTAAACAACTCTGTTTTGCCCCTAGAAGTTGTACTTCTACCACCATCTTTTCTGTGGTGGAAATGGCCCTGATGGTATCCCATGTTGCCCTCTGATAATATTTTTGGTAGTGGTCCTAGAACAGATCCCTGTGGAACTCCGTGACTTTTATGTGGATGGATCAGTGTAAATAAGTCTATGACAGCACAACTGTAAATAGTGTCATTAGTAAAATACTGTGATCAGTATGGAGCACTGAAGCCTAACAGGCCACCAGATGAGAACAACGTCTAATAGCAGTGTAGTGATATACTGACTGAAACTCTCCAACGATCCATTCTCATGCATTTAGTCACATTTCCTTTGCAGCAGGCTTTCTTACCTGTCTCACATCTCCTATTAGTAGAGAAGAGATCTTATGATTCATACTGTGCCAATGACAAGATTTATCCTGTATTTCAAAAGGTTTTCTTTTGGAGTACCTTTACCCGTCATTCTTTGGTGAAAATGTATGGAACCAGCACTGCTTTGATGAAAACCTGAATCGATATTCACCTTGATTCACCTGAAATAATCAATACCATGTTCTATAGAGACCATTGTGTATGCCACACAATGATGTTTGCTTATTGTTTGTCTCAGCGTGGTTTTCTCTGTAGTTTGCGTGTGCTgatttttctgctttgttgATGGATGGAACATCACAAACCTCATTTTTCTCTTCCTCACCTACCTTCCTTCCTCTCCCCAGGCTCTTTGACTTTGGGTCTCATCCGGCAGTGCCAGACCATCCATGGCCGAGATCGGACCTGCACCCCCCCACGGCTGCCGGGAGAGTGGATCACCGTGCTGCTCTTCATCATCCTGGGCATCATCTCCCTTACAGTCACCTGCGGtcttgttgtgatgtcacactggCACCGAGAGGCCAGCAGATATGCCCGATGGATCGCCTTCACGGGGAGTATGTATCCACTGCCGCATTTTGCGCTCAAATAATCTTTTTCAGTTTCACCTGCAAGCGTGGCTCTGGGATGTGTTTACAGGCCTGTGGTTACTCACAGCGGGGATTGTAAAAggactttttctctttctgcaaATGACTGGCTTAGATGCTCCAGCTAAACTTGAACTTGCTGAGATTTgcagtgcagctgtgtgctAATGGATGTAGAGTACCAAaccaaaattataaaataaattcagaaaaaaactgtgaaataaaCTTCAGCTACCTCTGCATCAGAATTATTTTCACTGTGGGAAAGCTCTGGTAATcatgaaacataaaaatatatataaggaGCTCTGTTTAATAGCTGCTAGTTTTTATTTTCGTAGAAAAGAGACATAATTAGTGTGCATTAGAGAGTGTCATAttactttaaatgtttaaagaaaaacattcaggTTAATAACAGctggtcagtgttttgtttagtGGACTGGtgcttatatagtgcttttctactctattaCAGCACTCagagcattcacacacacattcatacaagtgCATTTTTTACGTCTAATGCTTTtaatctaacattcacacactcacactctgacAGACGAATCAGGAGCAATCTGATCAGCAGTTTGGCCAAGGATGCTTTAAAATGCATTCTGGaggagccaggaatcgaaccactgaccttctgatcagtaggtgaTGCACTCTACCTCCTAAGTGACACTTGAGACCCCAAGATTAACTCCATCACTGACTCCACCATCTCAACAGCCAGAACGGCCCACTGTGTAGGCTGCAACTGTCTTTAAAGCGGCTTTGCTGAATCAAAACTGCAGTAAAATGGAGTTTGTATGCTGTCAATTTGGAActgaatggggtcaagttggcTTTTACATGCAATCAGTTTATGATCATAATCAACTGTGGAAATTGTTGCATACTTATAAATTCACCTTAACTACTTACATTCCAGCCAGCACCAATAGATTTGAAACTCCAGGAATTTCTCCACAATTAGTGACGTAACTGTTGCACGATGGGGATTTAACCATCCTGCAACACAGGCTTTCAGCAGCATTGCTTTTCTATAAGATTGCAGTGGGTTACAAGCACTTGTCAACCAGTTGAGTTGAGTCCCTTATTGCAAAGAGACACATCACGGGTGAGTTGCACACAAACTCAGACTGATTGCAAGATGTCTGCAATCTGCCTCCGTTTATAAATTAGACGGCAATTTTTTGCAAACCTTGGGGTTGTTGGACACTCAAACATTGTGCAATCAGCGGTCGATGCAACTTGGTCACTTGCAAAAATATTTTCGGGGCTGCTGTCCTGTTTTTACTCTGGTATGACTGAGCGATTAGTTCTGCAGCAGAATCACTGGTGCTGATGCTTCTCTATCCTTGCATTTTCTCATTGCAGTGATCCTGTTCTGTATGGCTGCGTTCATTTTCCCAATTGGATTCTACATCAACGAGGTTGGAGGACAGCCATATAAGCTGCCCAACAACACAGTGGTGGGCTCCTCCTACGTACTCTTCATTCTGTCCATATTCTTCACCATAGTGGGACTGCTGTTTGCCGGGAAGGTGTGCCTGCCCGGCTGACAAACTCACGTTCTCTTTTTAAACGCATAAAAAAACCGCCACCACTGGAAGTCATCGTCGTTAGAGCGAACTCTCCTGCGGCAGAGCTGGAAGCGTCACTGAAAGCTGAGAAGTACCCGTCTTTCCCTCGCCGACGAATTGTCGCAACTGGAGCCAAAACCGCTGCGGTCcatctgtgcatgtgtttgttcaGAGGCCGAACAGGTGCAGGGAGCTCTGAAACGGCCCTCCTTGTTTTCCTTCCTGAACAAGAAGCAGGGTAgtgaacagaaaacagaaaagtgacATGTGAGCTTTCGAGGAATTTAAGGGGGTCGTTGTGAACGTCTGAGCTGTCATCCTAAAAATTCACGACAGGCGACGGAGAGCTGTTGTTCTTCTCATCTGAACCATCAGGAACGATTTGCACACTGATGTTATTTCGACATGTCTGGCCTGATAGCAGTCTGAGGCCCTGATATTGGCCAGTCAACCTCTGTATGATGTCTGTTCTTCCCCCAAGCACTGCTACAAAATAATATAAgctgcattacttttatttatatggtaGATTTGGAAGTGTATGTTTTAAAAGGCCAGCTTCTCTGCCAGTGCTATGTGGAGTGGATCATATTGCCTTGAGGATGGTTTACTGTAATGGAATAAATATAAAGTTCATGATAGAAGAAGTCATAAAAATGCTATTTCTGAGTGGAATGTAAAATGGGCTATTAGCAACAGCTGCCCAAAGTTTGTAATGCTTTACTCTGTGAAATGTGTCTGCACTGAAGGAAGAGGAGTTGTTAGAAGATGTCAGAGTTTTAAGCTTTGAACGTTGTGAATAATCAGTGAGGAAAAGGTCAAGCCTGTTGTGGTTCTCTGTTAGTTTTACTAATCTTACTGATGTAGTAAACtgatttttcaccttttttttaagaatatttTATGGATTAAACAGTGCAAAGAATGATTGAGTCATCGActtgttttattcatttgtattgctgatgcctgtgtgtgtgtctgtgccatTTTTTCCCCAAATCACTGATGTTTGTAATTGTGCACGGAAGGTGTCATCTCATTAAAATTATGACAAGGGAATACCCATTGccttagggctgttcgatataacgatatatatcggatgacgatataaaaacgtctatcgtttcctattacgctatcgtttgtttcgtggtgtcgtaaaataaactgtttacagcaatatttttgatggtcactgtagcggctatattaatttcttaaagttctctctttctcttatagttaatataaccacactactgacggacaagcgcctgtttttactTGTTGTCGTTTGCAACAATgatggtaaaaccatcgcgtggctCCGCTCTccgcttgtttgttttcccatgtaaacctttcacaataaagctcaagatcctgttgagacttttcaaaataaagaatcacgtgaaagagtatgcggagggtttacggatgagaagcaaaaaagagccgtcaggtgctaaaaaaataaaccttagactcaaactttgaaagaaaatggtggctgttacaacttatgtctaaaaatgtatagtgtcatgcatcggttaaaacactggaCTCCAGGTAAAGgatgcccagctggaaacacttcacgcaagttgcccgagattcacagaatttacataaatgttacatttttttttatttatatcgttgtcaggacgataaatgtcttctatcgggatatgagattttggtcatatcgcacagccctacgttgccttttttcatgctttttctCAAAATAATGCTGTGTACATCTATGATGTTTGAACCACACACAGTGTCTGCAGTAAGAGCAATCAAGATCAACTTGAAGTTGTAGTGTGTGTTTATACAATTGTCCTCAATGTCAACCATTAGCATACTAAATATCTACACTCaacactttgttaggtacactcTCATTCAACTGCTGATTTATCTAACCAATCATGTTTGAGCAATTCTGTGCACTTGGACATATAGATGTCGTTCAGGCAGACTGCTTCAAGATGGTGAACACTAACTcacaaataaccactcattacaatcAAGATA
This window contains:
- the LOC134623706 gene encoding uncharacterized protein C16orf52 homolog B-like, producing MDKLTVISGCLFLAADIFAIASVANPDWINIGESGGSLTLGLIRQCQTIHGRDRTCTPPRLPGEWITVLLFIILGIISLTVTCGLVVMSHWHREASRYARWIAFTGMILFCMAAFIFPIGFYINEVGGQPYKLPNNTVVGSSYVLFILSIFFTIVGLLFAGKVCLPG